The genomic DNA TTTAGTGCGTTTTTATAAGATTAACCCGGCCGATGTTTGGCTGATTTATGATGATGTTGATTTGCAGTTTGGGCAAATGCGCATTCGAGTTGGTGGTGGTAGCGCCGGTCACAACGGCGTAAAGTCGGTGATTGAGCATATTGGCGATGGTTTTTGGCGCGTTCGACTTGGTGTTGCTAACCAGTTTTTACCTACAACGCCAACCGACGCCTTTGTGCTTAGCCCCTTTATGGCAGACGAAGCAGCCAAGATACCAACCATTCTTAGACAGACCTCCGATTATCTTGAAGATGCCTTGCTCGATGGGCAGATCGTGGATCACACTCAAAATTTGATTGCCTGAACTTAGTTTTAATAATTCCTTAATCTCGGTCTGAGATACTAAAAACCTACCCTTAAACGCGACAAAACCCCATGTCAGGGTAGCGGGAGCTTCCACGAACACAGGGTTATGTCGCCCTCGAATGCCGCGCTAGATATATGCGATTTGGCGATCTGGCATCAATGGCGAGACCGGGTATTCGAGGGACTGAACTACCTGCTGAACAACTAAAGGAGGGTGCTTTTGGTTGCCATGCAGGCAGGTCAGTAGGGTTTACTGGTGGAAAGAACAACCCGTTTTAGGGTATGATTACGAAAATATCACACCTTGTTATAAATGTCAATACTTTTTATGCAAACTTTATGAAATATACCATACTCAATTGTGCAGATTCACAGTATCCAGCATTGCTGAAGGAGACTTCAGATATGCCAAATAAGCTGTATGTTCGGGGCGATCTAAATAGTGGTCGACCCCTGGTTGCGGTTGTGGGCTCTCGTAAACCAACGCCTTATGGACTCCAAATGACCGCACGGATTGTGCAAGAATTGGTCGCTGCAGGAATTGGGATTGTGTCTGGGTTAGCATATGGCGTCGACAAACAGGCGCATCGATCGGCCTTAGACGCTGGTGGCTACACGGTGGCGGTTTTAGGTAACGCAATTGACTCAATTCACCCTAAACCTCATAAAGGTATTGCCGACGAAATATTAGAACAAGGTGGGGCGGTTATTAGCGAGTACGCCCCAGGCACTTCGACTCAGCCGTTTATGTTTATAGAAAGAAACCGGATTATTGCCGGCCTGTGCATTGGGACGGTAGTTATTGAGGCCGGTCCACGCAGCGGCAGTTTGACAACGGCTAAACGAACCCTTGATGCCAATCGGAGCGTCATGGCGTTACCGGGACCGACCACCAGTGAGCTATCAAGTGGCACAAACGCATTGATACGCTCGGGAGCGGTTTTGGTGCGACATGGATTCGACGTGATGGATGAGCTAGGTATTGGCTACTCAAAAGTGAGTACCTCGCCAAAGCCAGCTGTCGGCGCGCTGGGCGGAGATACGCCGGAAGAAAAGCTTATTATCAAGCTCATCGCTCAAGGAATTTTTGACAGTCAGCAGTTGATTGAGCGAAGTAAACTGCCAGCAGCCGAGTTTGCTCGAATTATCACCTTAATGGAGATCAGCGGTAAGATCCGTGATAGCGGAAACGGAACCTGGACGCTTAGGTAATTTTGCGCTGATTAGCATCAATCGGTCTCGCCCTTCGCTCTTCGGACGCCAAAAAACGAACCGTTGTATAGATCAATAGGTTCATGACCAGCAGCGGTAGGGCTTCGAGCGATTCGCGGTAAAAG from Patescibacteria group bacterium includes the following:
- a CDS encoding aminoacyl-tRNA hydrolase — translated: MKLIVGLGNVGRQYHATRHNLGFDVVEMLGITFGHQPSEFKKHSKATAEVLDLKQSHDCILVKPTTMMNLSGQAVGDLVRFYKINPADVWLIYDDVDLQFGQMRIRVGGGSAGHNGVKSVIEHIGDGFWRVRLGVANQFLPTTPTDAFVLSPFMADEAAKIPTILRQTSDYLEDALLDGQIVDHTQNLIA
- the dprA gene encoding DNA-protecting protein DprA, which produces MITKISHLVINVNTFYANFMKYTILNCADSQYPALLKETSDMPNKLYVRGDLNSGRPLVAVVGSRKPTPYGLQMTARIVQELVAAGIGIVSGLAYGVDKQAHRSALDAGGYTVAVLGNAIDSIHPKPHKGIADEILEQGGAVISEYAPGTSTQPFMFIERNRIIAGLCIGTVVIEAGPRSGSLTTAKRTLDANRSVMALPGPTTSELSSGTNALIRSGAVLVRHGFDVMDELGIGYSKVSTSPKPAVGALGGDTPEEKLIIKLIAQGIFDSQQLIERSKLPAAEFARIITLMEISGKIRDSGNGTWTLR